From the genome of Candidatus Roizmanbacteria bacterium, one region includes:
- a CDS encoding ATP synthase F0 subunit B, which produces MENLGIDSKLLIAQLINFGLFFFVFKKYLSKPFLKFIKSEKEGSEEREKLLLKAKSMDEKMVEKEKALLATMKKQSDAQIQEAKNAAAKIKVQLLEEAEKEINELKVRAKKQLVQEQTEMQKDAKQKINELSFMIVNSVLKEVLTTEMKKKISDSIISNSAKSVTFDEN; this is translated from the coding sequence ATGGAAAATCTAGGAATCGATTCAAAATTACTGATCGCACAGCTCATTAACTTTGGGTTGTTCTTTTTTGTTTTCAAAAAATACCTTTCTAAGCCGTTTCTGAAGTTCATAAAGTCAGAAAAGGAAGGATCCGAAGAGCGCGAGAAACTACTTCTCAAAGCAAAGTCAATGGATGAGAAGATGGTAGAAAAAGAAAAGGCACTATTAGCAACTATGAAAAAGCAGTCAGATGCGCAAATTCAAGAAGCGAAAAATGCAGCAGCAAAGATTAAGGTCCAGCTTCTAGAAGAGGCTGAAAAAGAGATCAACGAGCTTAAAGTTCGAGCAAAGAAACAACTCGTTCAAGAACAGACCGAGATGCAGAAAGATGCTAAGCAGAAGATCAATGAGCTGAGCTTTATGATTGTTAATAGCGTACTAAAAGAAGTATTAACCACCGAAATGAAAAAAAAGATCTCGGACTCAATAATTAGCAATTCAGCCAAATCGGTAACCTTTGATGAAAATTAG
- a CDS encoding F0F1 ATP synthase subunit delta has translation MKISSLMKEELKKHFLAKLKQRNDEVTIVSAYPLSSSEIEGIKKIVPDLKLSKINNEVDEKLIAGYIIRKGSKMIDLSLQQRLAKLQQLSHEAL, from the coding sequence ATGAAAATTAGTTCTCTAATGAAGGAGGAGCTTAAGAAGCATTTTCTTGCCAAACTTAAGCAACGGAACGATGAGGTTACCATAGTCTCAGCATATCCGCTTTCATCTTCTGAGATCGAAGGAATCAAAAAAATAGTTCCGGACCTGAAGTTGTCTAAAATAAATAACGAGGTTGATGAGAAATTAATCGCAGGTTACATTATAAGAAAAGGAAGCAAGATGATTGACCTATCCTTGCAACAAAGATTAGCTAAGTTACAGCAACTATCACATGAAGCTCTTTGA
- the topA gene encoding type I DNA topoisomerase, with amino-acid sequence MTLIIVESPTKARTFNRILKIENKTDYFVFATLGHFRDLPSATMSIDLSHDFKPSYEIMSSKQKVVTELKRLATEHDEIILATDADREGESISYHAAYILGFINESWPDIEVKSPKGGSRPKGDGPLGQPSGRKTLKRIVFHEITAKALNEALTHDEELRLDLVKAQQARRVIDRIVGYELSPLLWKKLSKNWLSAGRVQTVALRLVVEREKEVLGFNLEKFSVLGGTFQILKDELVAKLVSKNGESFEEKKTLKLFSGEYTYTKGLISKEKAVEIENDLKEDSYKVSDVNESETVRYPPPPYTTSQLQQDAINRYGLSSKMVMRIAQDLYERGLITYHRTDSFNLSASYVFKAKDFITENYGKEYALEKPRGYKTKSSSAQEAHEAIRPTKVDRTPQLLAKDKKLNRSQLMIYELIFNRALATQMKEASLISYKVTVKGTKGYEFLTEAQKIVFDGFLRVQAPEFVKKHTEGISIKVDSPAELKNLTIEEKESKAPYRYSEASLIKALEEHGIGRPSTYAPIMSLIIEKGYVDKDGRYLKPTSLGTAISDYLSKAFGKLFNIDFTAKLEQELDDIAEGKLKMLEVLKGFYTPFNEDLKEQQKDDTKVELKEEVTEPCPTCGSPLQIRFSKFGKFYACTAYPKCKFTKSFLKLVSGKKCPKDGGDVVVRYSKAKRKFYGCSNYPKCDYVEFGWSKLVKSDENKADSNAKDKELTKKKQ; translated from the coding sequence ATGACATTGATTATAGTTGAGTCTCCAACCAAAGCACGTACCTTCAACCGAATTCTAAAGATCGAGAACAAAACCGACTATTTTGTTTTTGCTACCCTTGGTCACTTTCGCGACCTCCCAAGCGCAACAATGAGCATCGACCTGTCTCATGACTTCAAACCTTCATACGAGATTATGTCCTCAAAACAAAAGGTAGTCACCGAACTTAAACGACTTGCTACCGAACATGATGAGATCATTCTGGCTACAGACGCGGACCGAGAAGGAGAGTCGATCTCTTATCATGCCGCCTATATACTCGGCTTTATCAACGAAAGCTGGCCCGACATAGAGGTTAAGTCCCCCAAAGGGGGATCTCGACCAAAGGGCGATGGCCCTCTGGGTCAGCCCTCTGGGCGAAAGACCTTAAAACGTATTGTCTTCCACGAAATCACCGCAAAGGCACTTAACGAGGCTCTGACCCATGACGAGGAACTTAGACTTGATTTAGTAAAAGCCCAGCAAGCAAGGCGCGTTATTGATCGTATCGTAGGATACGAACTCTCGCCGCTCCTCTGGAAGAAATTGTCTAAAAACTGGCTGTCCGCGGGTAGAGTACAGACGGTAGCATTACGGCTCGTGGTAGAACGCGAGAAGGAGGTTCTCGGATTTAATCTTGAGAAATTTTCAGTGCTCGGAGGAACCTTCCAGATTCTCAAGGATGAGTTGGTTGCAAAATTAGTCTCCAAAAATGGTGAGTCTTTTGAAGAAAAAAAGACGCTGAAGTTGTTCTCGGGTGAGTACACCTACACCAAAGGACTCATAAGTAAAGAAAAGGCTGTTGAAATCGAAAACGATCTGAAGGAAGACTCCTACAAAGTTTCGGACGTTAATGAATCAGAGACTGTTCGTTATCCACCGCCTCCTTACACAACTTCTCAGCTACAGCAGGATGCTATTAACCGATACGGTCTAAGCTCCAAGATGGTAATGAGAATTGCACAGGATCTCTATGAGCGAGGTTTGATCACATACCACAGAACCGATTCATTCAATTTGTCAGCTAGCTATGTTTTTAAGGCGAAGGACTTTATTACCGAAAATTACGGAAAGGAATATGCTTTAGAAAAGCCAAGAGGTTACAAAACTAAATCATCCTCTGCGCAAGAAGCGCACGAGGCAATAAGACCAACCAAGGTCGATAGAACTCCACAGTTACTTGCGAAGGATAAGAAACTAAACAGAAGCCAACTCATGATCTATGAACTCATCTTTAATCGCGCCTTAGCAACTCAGATGAAGGAAGCGAGTCTCATCTCCTATAAAGTAACGGTAAAGGGAACTAAAGGATACGAGTTCCTTACCGAAGCTCAGAAAATCGTATTTGATGGCTTCCTCCGAGTACAGGCACCCGAGTTCGTCAAGAAGCATACCGAAGGAATTTCAATCAAGGTAGATAGTCCCGCAGAACTTAAAAATCTCACTATAGAAGAGAAGGAATCAAAGGCTCCTTATCGTTACTCAGAGGCTTCATTGATTAAGGCACTCGAAGAGCATGGTATTGGAAGACCTTCTACCTATGCACCGATCATGTCCCTCATTATCGAAAAGGGGTATGTCGACAAAGACGGTAGATATCTCAAGCCTACCAGTTTGGGAACCGCTATCAGTGACTATCTATCGAAGGCCTTTGGCAAACTCTTTAATATTGACTTCACAGCAAAACTTGAACAAGAACTTGACGATATCGCTGAGGGAAAGTTGAAAATGCTAGAAGTGCTGAAAGGTTTTTATACTCCATTTAATGAAGACCTGAAGGAGCAACAAAAAGACGACACCAAGGTTGAGTTGAAGGAAGAAGTTACTGAACCGTGTCCGACCTGTGGCAGTCCTCTACAGATCAGATTTTCCAAGTTTGGTAAGTTTTACGCATGTACTGCGTATCCAAAATGTAAATTTACGAAATCATTCCTCAAACTGGTTTCGGGTAAAAAATGCCCGAAAGATGGGGGAGATGTTGTGGTAAGATATTCTAAAGCAAAACGTAAGTTTTACGGTTGTTCAAACTATCCGAAATGTGACTATGTTGAGTTTGGATGGTCGAAATTAGTTAAGTCTGATGAAAATAAGGCAGACTCAAATGCAAAAGATAAAGAGTTAACTAAAAAAAAACAATAG
- the atpC gene encoding ATP synthase F1 subunit epsilon, with product MLHVRVITPKKIIKEIDAESVTAPGSEGEMTILTHHSNLFSMLQDGLVTIRTKSGEESFAIGRGYLETNGEDLNILVSRAHGQDELDQKETEKAMEQAKQALAKAKDHKERVDATMLLRRSIVDSKLLKKRRTRV from the coding sequence ATGTTGCACGTACGAGTTATCACTCCAAAAAAAATCATTAAAGAAATAGATGCAGAGTCCGTAACGGCGCCTGGATCTGAAGGTGAAATGACGATTCTTACCCACCACTCTAATCTTTTTTCAATGCTTCAGGATGGATTAGTTACTATAAGGACGAAGTCAGGAGAAGAAAGCTTTGCAATTGGTCGTGGTTACCTTGAAACAAATGGGGAAGATCTTAATATCCTTGTTTCACGCGCTCACGGTCAGGACGAGCTAGATCAAAAGGAAACAGAAAAAGCTATGGAGCAGGCAAAGCAGGCTTTAGCCAAGGCAAAGGACCATAAAGAACGCGTTGATGCCACAATGTTACTTCGAAGATCTATCGTTGACTCAAAGCTTCTTAAGAAAAGAAGAACCAGAGTTTAA
- a CDS encoding F0F1 ATP synthase subunit gamma, translating to MNTKQVTKKIKSVSNVKKITKAMQLVSAVKMRKAQQVALEGSHTKSFSDKLLND from the coding sequence ATGAATACAAAACAGGTAACTAAAAAGATTAAATCGGTATCGAATGTAAAGAAAATCACAAAGGCAATGCAACTCGTCTCAGCCGTTAAAATGAGAAAGGCTCAGCAGGTAGCTCTTGAAGGAAGCCATACCAAGAGTTTCTCCGACAAGCTGTTGAACGATTAG
- a CDS encoding F0F1 ATP synthase subunit beta produces MKEGKIATIRGVVIDVSFAENETPKIYDALEVTVKDTEKNESRTLVLEVQSVLSEGMVRTVAMGDSFGLARGLKVVNTGKSIEVPVGDETLGRIFNVLGEVIDNGPKLKTKQTRSIHSKAPTLAQQKVENKVFETGIKVIDLLAPFIKGGKVAVFGGAGVGKTVLIQELINNVANAHKGVSVFAGVGERTREGNDLWTEMKESGVINQTALVFGQMNEPPGNRLRVALTGVTMAEYFRDVKKMDTLLFIDNIFRFAQAGSEVSALLGRIPSAVGYQPTLASEMALLQERITSTDKGSITSIQAVYVPADDYTDPAPVATFSHLDASLALERSLAEQALFPAIDPLASSSQALDPEIVGQEHYEVARNVVKTLQRYKDLQDIIAILGMEELSEEDKLVVSRARKIQRFLTQPFFVGEQFTGQKGRYVPVKDTVAGFKQILDGKYDSKNEMSFYMIGKIDEVK; encoded by the coding sequence ATGAAAGAAGGAAAAATCGCCACAATCAGAGGAGTCGTAATTGACGTTTCGTTCGCAGAGAATGAAACCCCAAAAATTTATGATGCCTTGGAGGTAACGGTAAAGGATACAGAAAAAAATGAGTCAAGAACACTTGTTCTTGAGGTTCAGTCAGTTTTGAGCGAGGGAATGGTTCGAACCGTAGCGATGGGAGACTCTTTCGGTCTAGCACGAGGTCTTAAAGTGGTGAACACCGGTAAATCTATCGAGGTTCCTGTTGGAGATGAAACATTAGGTCGCATCTTCAATGTGCTCGGTGAGGTTATTGATAATGGTCCTAAGTTGAAAACTAAACAAACGAGATCAATTCACTCAAAGGCGCCAACTCTCGCCCAACAAAAAGTAGAAAATAAAGTATTCGAGACCGGAATTAAGGTAATTGATCTCCTTGCACCGTTTATCAAGGGAGGAAAGGTAGCTGTCTTCGGAGGTGCGGGTGTCGGTAAAACAGTTCTTATTCAGGAACTCATCAATAATGTAGCTAATGCACATAAAGGAGTCTCAGTTTTCGCCGGAGTCGGAGAGAGAACTAGAGAAGGAAACGATCTTTGGACCGAGATGAAGGAGTCTGGTGTCATTAATCAAACAGCCCTTGTCTTTGGACAGATGAATGAACCCCCAGGTAATCGGCTTCGCGTTGCATTAACCGGAGTAACTATGGCAGAGTATTTCAGAGATGTGAAGAAGATGGATACATTGCTCTTCATCGATAATATCTTTAGATTTGCTCAGGCTGGATCTGAGGTGTCAGCACTGTTAGGTCGAATTCCATCAGCAGTAGGTTATCAGCCAACGCTCGCATCCGAAATGGCGTTACTTCAGGAAAGAATTACCTCAACCGACAAAGGATCTATTACCTCTATTCAGGCAGTGTACGTCCCAGCGGACGATTACACAGATCCCGCACCTGTTGCAACATTCTCACATCTCGATGCATCCTTAGCTCTTGAAAGGTCTCTTGCCGAGCAGGCACTATTCCCTGCAATCGACCCACTAGCATCATCATCCCAGGCACTTGATCCTGAGATTGTGGGACAGGAACACTATGAGGTTGCTCGAAATGTTGTTAAGACGCTGCAAAGATATAAGGATCTACAGGATATTATTGCAATTCTTGGAATGGAAGAGTTATCTGAAGAAGACAAGCTTGTGGTATCGAGAGCGAGGAAGATTCAACGATTCTTAACTCAGCCATTTTTTGTCGGAGAACAGTTTACCGGTCAGAAGGGTAGATACGTTCCAGTTAAGGATACCGTCGCAGGATTCAAACAGATCCTTGACGGAAAGTACGATTCCAAGAACGAAATGTCCTTTTACATGATTGGAAAGATTGATGAAGTAAAGTAA
- a CDS encoding AtpZ/AtpI family protein: MRKINPSLLNAGMYLATPLLLGVFLGYQLDRYFHTAPFWMIAFILFGTVSSFYNLWKLSKETLNDRS, translated from the coding sequence ATGCGTAAAATAAATCCATCATTGCTTAATGCTGGAATGTATCTGGCAACGCCGTTATTGTTGGGAGTTTTTCTAGGCTACCAACTAGATAGATATTTTCATACGGCTCCGTTCTGGATGATCGCATTTATTTTATTCGGTACAGTAAGTTCGTTTTACAATCTCTGGAAATTATCAAAAGAAACATTAAATGACCGTAGCTAA
- the atpE gene encoding ATP synthase F0 subunit C — MDAEAAKMIGAALAIGLGALGPGIGIGLIGGRALEAIGRNPEAEASVRATMILAIALTEGLAIFALVIALIIKFV; from the coding sequence ATGGACGCAGAAGCAGCAAAAATGATCGGAGCAGCCCTAGCAATTGGACTTGGTGCTCTAGGACCGGGTATTGGTATTGGACTTATCGGAGGACGCGCATTAGAGGCAATTGGACGAAATCCAGAGGCTGAAGCATCGGTGCGTGCTACGATGATTCTTGCAATCGCTCTTACAGAGGGACTTGCAATTTTCGCACTTGTTATAGCTCTTATTATTAAGTTCGTGTAA
- a CDS encoding F0F1 ATP synthase subunit A, translating to MTVANTTINETKTTSVEGEVRTTEEHKAGPHISIKAEEVFMVQKFPVTNSLLLSSFALLFFIGLVIKYNLDSKKKDRSTFFYFINFCLRGLFNFLESAMKEKTAKYFGLLGSFFFFILLQNWSGLLPGVGSVLLHKVPLLRANTADLNTTLALGLISVSSIQVFGVREVGFFNYLGKFFNFSSPMSFFVGILEVISEFSRILSFAFRLFGNIFAGEVLLSVVAFLVPVLVSFPFLLLETFAGIIQAVVFAMLSAVLINLATTKAHH from the coding sequence ATGACCGTAGCTAACACAACTATAAACGAAACCAAGACAACCTCAGTTGAAGGGGAAGTGAGAACAACCGAGGAACATAAAGCTGGACCACATATTAGTATAAAGGCAGAAGAGGTGTTCATGGTTCAGAAGTTTCCGGTAACTAACTCTCTACTTCTTTCATCATTCGCTCTCTTATTTTTTATTGGGTTAGTAATAAAGTACAACCTCGACTCAAAAAAGAAAGATAGATCCACCTTTTTTTACTTTATAAACTTCTGTTTACGTGGACTCTTTAACTTTCTTGAATCTGCGATGAAGGAAAAGACCGCTAAGTACTTTGGACTACTTGGCTCTTTCTTTTTCTTTATTCTACTTCAAAACTGGTCTGGTTTACTCCCTGGAGTTGGAAGCGTTCTACTTCACAAAGTTCCTCTACTTCGAGCTAATACGGCTGATTTAAACACAACGCTCGCCTTAGGTTTAATTTCAGTTAGTTCTATTCAGGTGTTTGGTGTAAGGGAAGTCGGATTTTTCAATTATCTTGGTAAATTTTTTAACTTCTCAAGTCCGATGTCTTTTTTTGTAGGAATTTTGGAAGTTATTTCAGAATTTTCGCGCATACTATCGTTCGCATTCAGGTTATTTGGAAACATTTTTGCGGGAGAGGTTCTTTTATCTGTAGTTGCGTTCCTCGTACCTGTTTTAGTATCATTTCCTTTTCTACTCCTCGAAACATTCGCAGGAATTATTCAGGCAGTAGTGTTCGCAATGTTGAGTGCAGTTCTTATCAATTTAGCCACAACGAAGGCACATCACTAA
- the pyrG gene encoding CTP synthase (glutamine hydrolyzing), with translation MKYIFVSGGVISGIGKGLTSASVGLLLQNAGYTVTPIKCENYLNIDAGTINPIEHGDPFLCEDGTEADMDLGSYEKILGINMGKDNFMTVGQIYKTVIDRERRFEYHGEDVEAIPHITNEIIHRIQAAGKKHNSDIILVELGGTAGEYQNVFYYEASRILTLKHPGDVVHIHVSYVPRPSHLGEPKTKPTQLSVRTLNSMGIQPDFIIARSEQTLDQRRKDRFALFCNMHPEDIISNPDVKHVYEIPLILSEQHIEKRIMEKLGLEVKKSNLTDWKKLVDTIKAPKKKKVQIAIVGKYFGTGNYQLKDAYAALFDSIDHASWHAGAEIDLKIVSAEKVEKEGIEIIGHPDGIIVPIGWGDRGAEGMIQAASYARKNKIPYLGLCYGMQLAAVAFARDVLKMNDANTTENDPETKNPVIHIIENQNH, from the coding sequence ATGAAGTACATCTTTGTCTCAGGTGGAGTAATTTCGGGCATAGGAAAAGGCCTCACTTCTGCATCGGTCGGACTTCTTCTTCAAAACGCAGGCTACACAGTCACCCCAATAAAATGTGAGAATTATCTAAATATTGATGCTGGTACCATCAACCCGATAGAGCACGGAGACCCATTTTTATGTGAGGACGGAACTGAAGCAGATATGGATCTCGGGAGTTACGAAAAGATTCTTGGAATTAACATGGGGAAGGACAACTTCATGACCGTTGGGCAGATATACAAAACAGTGATCGACAGAGAAAGAAGATTTGAGTATCACGGAGAGGACGTGGAAGCGATACCTCATATAACTAACGAGATCATACACCGAATTCAAGCAGCAGGAAAAAAACACAACTCAGATATAATACTGGTAGAACTAGGAGGAACTGCGGGCGAATACCAAAATGTTTTTTACTATGAAGCTTCACGTATTTTAACTTTAAAACATCCAGGAGACGTCGTTCATATTCACGTAAGCTATGTGCCTCGTCCAAGTCATCTTGGCGAACCAAAAACAAAACCTACACAACTATCTGTTAGAACGCTCAACTCAATGGGAATTCAGCCCGACTTTATTATTGCGCGATCAGAACAGACTCTCGATCAAAGAAGAAAAGATCGATTTGCACTATTTTGCAACATGCATCCTGAAGACATCATCTCAAATCCTGATGTGAAGCATGTCTATGAAATCCCTCTCATACTGTCAGAGCAGCATATCGAAAAAAGAATCATGGAGAAACTTGGCCTAGAGGTAAAAAAATCAAATCTCACTGATTGGAAGAAATTGGTAGATACCATCAAGGCACCAAAGAAGAAGAAGGTACAGATTGCCATCGTTGGTAAATATTTTGGGACAGGTAACTACCAACTGAAGGATGCATACGCTGCACTCTTTGATTCCATTGATCATGCATCATGGCATGCCGGTGCTGAGATCGACCTCAAGATTGTGAGCGCTGAAAAGGTAGAAAAGGAAGGTATTGAAATTATCGGGCATCCTGATGGAATTATCGTACCAATCGGATGGGGTGATAGAGGAGCAGAGGGAATGATTCAGGCTGCAAGTTATGCCAGAAAAAATAAAATACCTTATCTTGGACTTTGCTACGGCATGCAGCTTGCTGCAGTAGCATTTGCACGGGATGTATTAAAAATGAATGATGCAAATACAACGGAAAATGATCCGGAGACTAAAAATCCGGTAATTCACATCATTGAGAATCAAAATCATTAA